The Microbacterium sp. SORGH_AS_0428 genome contains the following window.
GTATGGGTCGCCGTGCGCAGACCGTGCTCGGCAGCGACGAGCAGAGCGATGCCGCTCGCTTGCGCCGTCCCCATCACGGTGCTGCGGTTCTGCTGGGCGAAGACCCGCTCCACCGCGACGACATCGGGGCGGTGCTCCCGCACCGCGTCGCGAAGCCCCTGCGCGATGAGATGCAGCCGCTCGGCGATCGGCAGGTCGGGCGAGGTGCGGATGACGCCGACGTGCACGAGATCCGCGCGACGGTCGGGGGCGACGTCCACCACGCCCACGCCGCAGCGTGTCAGGCCCGGGTCGACACCGAGCACGCGCAGAGAAGAGGCCACCACGCCACGCTACGTGCCGCGGGACGCGCCAGGGCCCCGACGCGCCCGTAACGGGAGACGCTCACTCGTCGGCTTCGAGCTCCGCCTGCACCTCGGGCGTCAGATCGAAGTTGCTGAAGACGTTCTGCACATCGTCGCTGTCTTCCAGCGCGTCGATCAGGCGGAACACCTTTCGCGCCGT
Protein-coding sequences here:
- the ruvC gene encoding crossover junction endodeoxyribonuclease RuvC, which encodes MASSLRVLGVDPGLTRCGVGVVDVAPDRRADLVHVGVIRTSPDLPIAERLHLIAQGLRDAVREHRPDVVAVERVFAQQNRSTVMGTAQASGIALLVAAEHGLRTATHTPSEVKAAITGYGSAEKLQVQTMVARVLRLDALPQPADAADALALALCHAWRGGSAGSAAVAQAGLTPAQRAWRAAEKARR